The segment GATGTTCTGCAGGTAGTCCTCCCAGGTCTGGTCGGTGCCGGCGGTCAGCTGTTTCGCGGTCTTCACCCAGTCGCCGGTCATCACCAGGCCCGGGTTCACCGCGTTCACCCGGATGTTGTCGCCGATCAGCTCGTTGGCCAGGCACTTGGAGAACATCACCAGGGCGGCCTTGGTGACGTTGTAGATCGGCTCGTAGCCGAGCGGCTGGGTGGCGCAGATCGACGCGTTGTGCAGGATCACCCCGCCGCCGCGGGACTTCATGCCGGGAGCCAGCGCCCGGGCCAGCCGCACCGCCGCCATCACATGCAGATCCCAGTACGCCTGCCAGCGCTCGTCCGGCGCGGTGAGGATCTTCTCCTCGCTGCCCGTGCCGGCGTTGTTGATCAGCAGGTCGGCGCCGCCGTACTCGCGGTCCACGGCCGCGGCGAGCTCGGTGGCGCCGTCGGGGGCGGTCAGGTCGGCGGGGACCGCTGTCGCGCGTACCCCGAAGTCGGTTCTGATCTTGTCGGCGGCTTCTTCGAGGCGCGCCGCGTCGCGGGCGCACAACGCGACGTGCGCGCCTTCGGCCGCGAGGCCGCGGGCGATCGCCAGGCCGATGCCGGCGCTACCGCCGGTGATGACGGCAACCTTGCCGGTGAGCTGCAGGTCCATTCGCCGGGTATATCATGCACCGCTTAAATGGTCATTGAGCGACGTCGATTGCTTTGCCAGGATGGCGGGATGACGGTGCGACGGCTGCTCTCGGCATTGTCCGTAACGGCGCTGGCGGTGGCCGGTGCCCTGACCGTGACCCCGGCGAGCGCCGCGCCGCCGGGCGGCGT is part of the Actinoplanes sp. NBC_00393 genome and harbors:
- a CDS encoding SDR family NAD(P)-dependent oxidoreductase — its product is MDLQLTGKVAVITGGSAGIGLAIARGLAAEGAHVALCARDAARLEEAADKIRTDFGVRATAVPADLTAPDGATELAAAVDREYGGADLLINNAGTGSEEKILTAPDERWQAYWDLHVMAAVRLARALAPGMKSRGGGVILHNASICATQPLGYEPIYNVTKAALVMFSKCLANELIGDNIRVNAVNPGLVMTGDWVKTAKQLTAGTDQTWEDYLQNIAQEKAPIGRFATPEEIADLFVFLCSPRAAYAVGSTYYIDGGWLNVTT